The Pontibacter korlensis sequence GTACCAGCCACGAATCCGGATGAGTCGCAAAACAGGTATTCAACTGTAAAAACCGGGTAAGGGAGAGGTTAGGATGAGTACCCGCTAAGCTCCGGCCAGACAAGGTCCGGCCGAAGCCTACAAGAGCCTATTCCTTTAGGGATTCCATAGCCATGCCATGGATCTTTAACGTGATGTACTTATCAATGCTATTTAGATTGTAGCCCTCTTTTCGAGCCTTGCTGATAAATTCGCTGTTTATGCCATGGATCTTAGCTTCAACTGTCTTATCCATAGTCAGATTATCAAAGCCCGCCTTTTTCAGGTCCTGCACATAAGCTGCATCCACTCCATGAATTTGAGCACTCATTAAATCTTCAAAATTCAGATTTTTATACCCCAAGGCATTGATTTCCTTAATCGAAGCAGGGCTAATGCCATGGATCTTCGCTTTAAGGTAATCATCCAGGCTTAGCTTATTCAGTCCTGCAGCACGAAGCTCGTTGATATAGGCGGCATTCACGTCATGGATCTTTAGCTCTATCATCTTGTCAAGGCTGATTTCTCCGAAACCCAGCGCCTGTAACTCTTTTATAGCGGCTGGCGTCATGCCATGGATTTTCGCTTCAATAATTTTATCCATGCTTAAATTCTTGTATCCAGCTTTTTGAAGGCTTTCTACATAAGCACTGTTTACGCCATGAATCTTAGCTTCCATTATCTTCTTCAGGCTTAGGTCTTTGAACCCTAGGCGCTGTATTTCCTGCACGTACTGCTGGTCAACGCCATGGATTCTAGCTTCTATCACTTCCCGTATAGAAGGTTTTTTGTTGCTGTACTTCTGGAACAGGGACACGTAGCTCTGGAAATCCTGCATCTTTATACCATGCACAGCTAGTTCCAGTAGCCTCTCGCCGTCTATATCGTTGTAGTTCTTTTTCAGGAAGGCTACATAGTCTTTGTTAACATCACCGAAGAACAAATGGAACATCAGGTTCAGACTTTTGCTGCTGATGTTGTTGTCAGCCAGGTATTCCCTAAAAGAAGCATCCTCTGTAAAAGTATACTTGCCCTGGCTTACCTCTGCCTCTAAGTTACCGTTTAGCTGCAGTGAGCCTGCTGCCTTTGTCATCACAAAAGTGTCGCTTCCCTTTTTCTGAAAGGCACCTTTATCAAAACATCTCGACATGTTCCAGTTAGAGGTGCCCTGGCTACCTTTAAAATCAATGCAGTGATCGCCATCTACCTGCCTACTGTACCAGTAACCCTTCGACATGTCGGTTTGAGGGCCAGTCATGTTCAGGGAATTTCGCTTTACTTTTTCCTTCTCTGGCTTTATCTTTTCCTTAGCCACTGATTTCAGGTTTTCCTTTTGCTTCTCTTTCTGCTCATCAAGGCTGGCAACGGCCTCTTGCGTGCTGTGCGTACTTGCCTTCTCCTGTGAATTATTCACAATAAGATGGGTATTTTGCCGCCCTTTGCTAACAGCAGGCTCATTGATAAACAAGAGAGTTCCGAAGAACAATGGGGCCAGGAAGCTATACTTCCAATAGCCATGCAGCGTGGATCTTTTAGCGTTCATCATAAGGATTCTCTGTTTTAGTAGCGATTGGTTGTAATTAGTCGTGATACTCAGCGGCTTGTTTGGAACGGCAATCTGTACCAGGCCCAGCTGGTATTGCTCTTTGCTTACCTCTTCCTCCTCTAAAAGCGTGTTGTCGGTCTGGTACTCGTTATTCTTCTCTATCTCCTTTTTGAACTGCCAGATAAACGGGTTAAACCAGAGGATAATAACAGCCAGTTCTGCAAGCAGAAGATCCAGGCTGTGCTTCATGCGGGCGTGGATTTTCTCATGAGCAATTATCTGCTCATAGGTTTCATAGTCATACTCATTGGGGTAAAGAAAAATGTGGTTGAAGAAAGAGCAAGGCGCCTGCTTTTCAGTTGTATTCACGATAACATACTCTCCGTCTTTGATTTTATCTGTAGCTGTGGCTGCATTGTATAGCACACTTCCAACCTGAAAAAGCAGGTTAAGGCTAAAGATGATAACACCAAACAGATAAAGAATTTTAAGCCAGTCTATCCAGCCGAGCTGATTTGAGCTAGCCCCGGCTTCGTTTACCTGGCTGCTCTCCTCCACCTGGTGGGCAGTAGTGGGAGGCGTAGTGGGTGCTACATCCAACCTCTCCACAGCGATACTTTGTTGCGGTGTTGCGGTTAGCTTATCACTTGCTGTCTCGCTATTCGCTGTATCATCTTTCTGAAACACCGCAGCCAAATACCCCTGGTGACTCACCAAATGAGGCAACGAAACAAAAGGCATGACAAATGCCAAAAAGATACAAGCAATGAAGTAGATCCGGTTAGCGGCAAAAAAGCTTTCCTGCTGTAATACAGTTTTGTAAAACAGGTATGCAATGCCGATAATAAAAGACGCTTTAAGGAGATAGACTATCATAGCTTTAGGAGTTAGCTGGTCTTTGAGATTTTATGAGGCGCACAAGGTCATCCAGCTCTTCGTCTGATAAATTTTCCTCTTTAGCAAAGTGAGTCAGCATCTTGGTGAAGGAGTTTCCGAAGTATTTGCGTTTGATCGTTGCTACATCCTGCTTTCTATACTCAGCAAGTGTAACCAAAGGTGAGTAGCGGTAGGTGTTACCCAACTTTTCAGCCTGTAAAAACCCTTTTTCTACCAGGATCTTTACCATGGTAGCAACTGAGTTGTAGTGGGGCTTTGGCTCAGGCAGTCCCTCAATAATATCCTTGATGAAAGCCTCTTCAAGCTGCCAGACCACCTGCATGATTTGTTCTTCTCGTTTCGCTAATTTCTGCATGACCGTAATTGTTTCTACAATACTACTAATTCATTAGTATCAATCCTAATAGATTAGTACGACTCTTAATCAATTAGGATATAACAAAACCTACTTTTAAATAAAATATTTTATCAGATATACTACCAGAGCCTGGTTTTATTCTTTGGACTTAGAAATATGCTATAAATATTTTTGCAGGTAGAGCCAGTTGGGCGAGTATAGTCCTTTCTTCTCACCATATCTGTTGGTATGCGGAGGGGCTGTTGTATAGCTATGGGAGATGTTAGTATCTAAAAACAATTGCTCGATGCCTATCCTAAATCAACTCCACACACAACTGCGTACAGAATAGCTTTAGCAACGAGCGCAATGAAGAAGAAAAAGAAAAAAGCATCGACCAAGCTTAGCTCTCAGGATCTACTGGCCCTGGGCTTTCCTTCGGGCAAGCCGCTTGGCACAGCGCTTAACATTATACATACACACTATACAGAGCTGGGCAAAAACCACCAGATAGAGCTGCTCCAGGATGTTTTAGCTGCGCCTGACCAATACCACATGCATGCTACACTGGCTCCCCTGGCGCAGGCTATACTTGCTCAGCAGGAGGCTGAACCCATTGCGCTGAAGCCTGACAAGCAGCAGTATGCCATTTATGGAGCAGAAGGCATAGAAGAAGGAGCCTTGAACCAGATGGATATAGCCATGCGCCTACCTATAACTGACAGTGGCGCCCTGATGCCAGATGCGCACCAAGGATATGGCTTACCTGTTGGAGGAGTATTGGCTACACACCATGCAGTTATACCCTATGGCGTAGGTGTTGATATTGGCTGCCGCATGAGCATGAGTATCTTTGATATTCATACCGGCTACCTAGACAAGAACCGGGAGAAGATCATCAAGATGCTGAAGGATAACACCCGCTTCGGCAACACTGCCTTCAAGCGTCCAATGGATCATGAGATAATGGAGAGGCCTGAGTTCTCCGAGATTCCTATTGTGCGTGAATTGAAAGACAGGGCTTTTCAGCAGCTGGGCACCTCCGGTGGTGGTAACCACTTCGTGGAGTTTGGCACGGTAGAGATACATGATGCTAATAATGATTTTGACCTGCCATCAGGCAAATACGTGGCTATTCTCTCCCACTCCGGCTCCCGAAGGCTTGGCGCTAACATTGCCGGGTACTACACAAAAGTGGCCATGGATTACTGTCCGCTGCCCCAGGAGGCAAAACACCTGGCCTGGCTTGATTTAGATACAGAAGCTGGCCAGGAGTACTGGTTAGCCATGAACCTGGCGGGAGACTATGCCTCCGCCTGCCACCATCAGATACATGAGCGCCTGGCGGCAAGTTTAGGAGAAGCACCTATGGCCAGAATAGAGAACCACCACAACTTTGCCTGGAAGGAGAAAGATGCCTCTGGCAAAGAAGTGATCGTGCACAGGAAAGGTGCTACCCCGGCGGGAAAAGGCGTGATGGGTATCATACCGGGCACTATGGCTACTCCAGGTTTTATAGTGCGTGGCAAAGGAGAGGCTGCTGCCATCAATTCAGCTTCTCATGGAGCGGGTCGGGTGATGTCCAGAACACAGGCTTTTAAAACACTATCGGAAGCGCAAATGCGAAAGAACCTGCAAAAAGCTGGCGTGGACTTAGTAGGTGCAGCTCTGGACGAAGCACCGATGGCTTATAAAGACATACACCAGGTAATGGCATACCAACGAGACCTGGTAGAAGTAGTAGGCACTTTTTACCCCAAAATAGTGCGGATGAACGAGGATAAAAAGTATGTGGAGGTAGATTAAATTAATATATCCTAGCTAGTCCAGAACTTCAAACGAGAGGCGCCTTATACTCTTTTCTGCAGAAGGCCGTGTAATATCTGTTACATGGCCTTCTGCTTATTCTATAGCTTTCTTACTTCATTCAATAAGTAAAGCAGACTCATTTCCCTCCAGAGGCACTACATCCTTTGTTATTTCTACCTTATCCATAAAAATCTGGTGTTTGTATAATATCCGGAAAAGATAACACGATCCCCTTTCTCATCAAGAAAGAAACCATAATTTTGCGGCCGGTTTCGAAAAGGAGGTTTGTATATCTCCTATCAAAGCTATCAGCACCTGATTACCTACATATAGAACCATGAAAAAAAGAACAGTAGCCCAGCAGGGGCTAACACTTTACTGCCTGTTAACTTCTTACCAGGGCAGTGCTTCCGAAAAACGCTCCCTCTCTGCTCATCAGAGCGCAGCTACACCCAAGCTAATACCCTGATTCTCTGCTGTGTGTTTTCACTTGCCACTAAGGCGCAGGCTTGTCTTTATAATTATATAATAAATAGGCAAAATTTTATAAAATCCAGGTAACAGACGCAAACTACCTTTGCGACATGTTCATCAGGACATACCGCTACTAATGCTACAACATCACCATCACTACAAAATAAAACTACCATGAAAAGATTGATCACATCACTTGTTCTTTTGCTTTGCATGCTGGCCACTGCAGCACAGGCTCAGGAGAAAGTAACGCTTAGCGGGTATGTGAAAGACCAGGCCTCAGGCGAGGGGCTAATCGGTGCCTCGGTAAGCGTACAGGAACTACCCGGTGTCGGTGTAGGCACCAACGAGTATGGATTCTACTCCCTCACGCTGCCAAAAGGTAATTACACGCTACTCTTTAACTACTTGGGCTATGTTACGGCAAGCAAAACCGTTCAGCTCGCTGCCAGCCAGAAGCTGGACGTAGAGTTGGGGCAGAACAGCACCACCTTGAAGGAAGTGGAAATTACTACCCGCAAGGAAGACAACAATGTACGCTCCATGGAAATGAGTACCCTGAAGATGCAGGTAGCAGAAATTAAAAACATGCCGGCACTGCTAGGTGAAGTAGACATAGTGAAGGCAGTGCAGATGATGCCTGGGGTGCAGACAGCTGGTGAAGGAACTTCTGGCTTTTATGTGCGTGGTGGCGGTGTGGATCAGAACCTGATCCTACTGGATGAGGCACCGGTCTACAACGCCTCTCACCTGATGGGCTTCTTTTCTGTTTTCAATGCTGACGCCATCAAAGATGTGCAGTTGTACAAAGGCGGCATTCCGGCGCAACATGGTGGCAGGCTTTCCTCACTGCTTGACATCCGCATGAAAGAAGGAAACAATAAGAAGCTGGGTGTGTCTGGCGGCATTGGCACCATCTCCAGCCGTTTAACGGTAGAGGCTCCCATCGTTAAGGACAAAAGCTCCTTTATACTTTCTGGCCGCCGTACCTATGCCGATATCTTCTTTGGCTTGAGCGGTGATGAAAACATCAAAAACAACCAGCTATACTTCTACGACCTGAACGCCAAGCTAAACTATACTTTGGATGATAAGAACCGGCTGTTTGTATCCGGTTACTTTGGCCGTGATGTGGCCGGAAGCAAAAGCTTTATGATGAACTGGGGTAATGCCACGGCAACAGTACGCTGGAACCACCTCTTCTCAGACAGGCTCTTCTCCAACACTACTTTTATCTTTTCTGATTTCGACTATGCCCTTGGTTCCAAGGAGGAGGAGTCGGAGTTTACCTGGAAATCCCACATAAAAGACTACGGAATTAAAAACGACTATACTTATTTCCTTAACCCGAAGAACCAGCTTCGTTTTGGTTTGCACGTAACTTACCACAACTTTATGCCGGCGGAGGTAAAACCAGGCAAGTTTTCTTATGTAAATAACCTGAAGCTAAACTCCACCACTGCCCTGGAGGCAGCAGTGTACCTGAGCAACGAGCACCAGATTACGGATAAGCTGACCCTGGATTATGGCTTACGCCTCTCCAGCTTTACTAACATGGGTCCGGGTAAGGTTTACAAGTATGACGAAAGCTTTGAGACTCCTATCGACACGGTGGAGTATGATCGCTTCGAGAAGATCAAGAGTTACGGAGGCTTAGAGCCACGCATTGCTGCCAAGTATGAGCTGAACGAGGTAAGCTCCATTAAAGCCTCCTATAACCGCACGTTGCAGTACGTGCACCTGGTGTCAAACTCCACCTCAGCCATGCCTTTTGATGTGTGGGTACCGAGCAGCACCTATATAAAACCACAGGTAGCAGACCAGGTAGCGGCAGGCTACTTCCGCAACTTCCACGGCAACATGTTTGAGGCCTCTGTGGAGGTGTACTATAAGTGGATGGACAACCAGATCGACTACAAAGACTACGCTGAGATTTTTCTGAACGAGCGCCTTGAGACAGAACTGTTGCGTGGCACTGGCGAAGCTTACGGGGCAGAGTTTTACGTGCGCAAGCAGAAAGGCTTGTTAACCGGCTGGCTCAGCTATACTTTGTCTAAAACGGAGCGTACTGTGCCGGGCATTAACGATGGCAACGCTTACCCGCTACGCTATGACCGACGCCACTCTGGAAACCTGGTACTAGCCTACCAGTTTAGCCCAAGTATAAACTTTGGCGCTAACTGGACCTACGCTACCGGCGGTGCCATCACCATGCCGGTTGGGCGCTACGAGTACAACGGCAAAACCTATCCTGTTTACTCTGAGCGCAACGGATACCGCCTGCCGGATTATCACCGCATGGACCTGTCGGCCACCTATGAGAAGCCACGAAACGAATTTAAGAAGTACACCAGCTCCTGGACCTTGAGCATCTACAATGCCTACGCCCGCAAAAATGCCTTCTCAATTTTCTTTAGAGAGAACGAGGATGACAGAACGAGAACAGAAGCTGTGAAAACATACTTGTTCGGCCTGGTGCCTTCTCTTACCTATAACTTTAACTTCTAATGC is a genomic window containing:
- a CDS encoding RtcB family protein, which gives rise to MKKKKKKASTKLSSQDLLALGFPSGKPLGTALNIIHTHYTELGKNHQIELLQDVLAAPDQYHMHATLAPLAQAILAQQEAEPIALKPDKQQYAIYGAEGIEEGALNQMDIAMRLPITDSGALMPDAHQGYGLPVGGVLATHHAVIPYGVGVDIGCRMSMSIFDIHTGYLDKNREKIIKMLKDNTRFGNTAFKRPMDHEIMERPEFSEIPIVRELKDRAFQQLGTSGGGNHFVEFGTVEIHDANNDFDLPSGKYVAILSHSGSRRLGANIAGYYTKVAMDYCPLPQEAKHLAWLDLDTEAGQEYWLAMNLAGDYASACHHQIHERLAASLGEAPMARIENHHNFAWKEKDASGKEVIVHRKGATPAGKGVMGIIPGTMATPGFIVRGKGEAAAINSASHGAGRVMSRTQAFKTLSEAQMRKNLQKAGVDLVGAALDEAPMAYKDIHQVMAYQRDLVEVVGTFYPKIVRMNEDKKYVEVD
- a CDS encoding TonB-dependent receptor, whose amino-acid sequence is MKRLITSLVLLLCMLATAAQAQEKVTLSGYVKDQASGEGLIGASVSVQELPGVGVGTNEYGFYSLTLPKGNYTLLFNYLGYVTASKTVQLAASQKLDVELGQNSTTLKEVEITTRKEDNNVRSMEMSTLKMQVAEIKNMPALLGEVDIVKAVQMMPGVQTAGEGTSGFYVRGGGVDQNLILLDEAPVYNASHLMGFFSVFNADAIKDVQLYKGGIPAQHGGRLSSLLDIRMKEGNNKKLGVSGGIGTISSRLTVEAPIVKDKSSFILSGRRTYADIFFGLSGDENIKNNQLYFYDLNAKLNYTLDDKNRLFVSGYFGRDVAGSKSFMMNWGNATATVRWNHLFSDRLFSNTTFIFSDFDYALGSKEEESEFTWKSHIKDYGIKNDYTYFLNPKNQLRFGLHVTYHNFMPAEVKPGKFSYVNNLKLNSTTALEAAVYLSNEHQITDKLTLDYGLRLSSFTNMGPGKVYKYDESFETPIDTVEYDRFEKIKSYGGLEPRIAAKYELNEVSSIKASYNRTLQYVHLVSNSTSAMPFDVWVPSSTYIKPQVADQVAAGYFRNFHGNMFEASVEVYYKWMDNQIDYKDYAEIFLNERLETELLRGTGEAYGAEFYVRKQKGLLTGWLSYTLSKTERTVPGINDGNAYPLRYDRRHSGNLVLAYQFSPSINFGANWTYATGGAITMPVGRYEYNGKTYPVYSERNGYRLPDYHRMDLSATYEKPRNEFKKYTSSWTLSIYNAYARKNAFSIFFRENEDDRTRTEAVKTYLFGLVPSLTYNFNF
- a CDS encoding M56 family metallopeptidase, whose product is MIVYLLKASFIIGIAYLFYKTVLQQESFFAANRIYFIACIFLAFVMPFVSLPHLVSHQGYLAAVFQKDDTANSETASDKLTATPQQSIAVERLDVAPTTPPTTAHQVEESSQVNEAGASSNQLGWIDWLKILYLFGVIIFSLNLLFQVGSVLYNAATATDKIKDGEYVIVNTTEKQAPCSFFNHIFLYPNEYDYETYEQIIAHEKIHARMKHSLDLLLAELAVIILWFNPFIWQFKKEIEKNNEYQTDNTLLEEEEVSKEQYQLGLVQIAVPNKPLSITTNYNQSLLKQRILMMNAKRSTLHGYWKYSFLAPLFFGTLLFINEPAVSKGRQNTHLIVNNSQEKASTHSTQEAVASLDEQKEKQKENLKSVAKEKIKPEKEKVKRNSLNMTGPQTDMSKGYWYSRQVDGDHCIDFKGSQGTSNWNMSRCFDKGAFQKKGSDTFVMTKAAGSLQLNGNLEAEVSQGKYTFTEDASFREYLADNNISSKSLNLMFHLFFGDVNKDYVAFLKKNYNDIDGERLLELAVHGIKMQDFQSYVSLFQKYSNKKPSIREVIEARIHGVDQQYVQEIQRLGFKDLSLKKIMEAKIHGVNSAYVESLQKAGYKNLSMDKIIEAKIHGMTPAAIKELQALGFGEISLDKMIELKIHDVNAAYINELRAAGLNKLSLDDYLKAKIHGISPASIKEINALGYKNLNFEDLMSAQIHGVDAAYVQDLKKAGFDNLTMDKTVEAKIHGINSEFISKARKEGYNLNSIDKYITLKIHGMAMESLKE
- a CDS encoding BlaI/MecI/CopY family transcriptional regulator, translated to MQKLAKREEQIMQVVWQLEEAFIKDIIEGLPEPKPHYNSVATMVKILVEKGFLQAEKLGNTYRYSPLVTLAEYRKQDVATIKRKYFGNSFTKMLTHFAKEENLSDEELDDLVRLIKSQRPANS